tttttctgcatgactTTTGCTATAatatcaccccccccccccccccccaccccctagacctctaatgaatgtataaaccaaataagaagggcaATTCTGGACTTACAAGCTTCCCAAAATCTTACCCCATACACTTCAAAGTTTTGGGTCGGGACGCCGACaccgacgccggggtgacagcattagctctcggttactcgtaaccggtgagctaattaattattgatataacacAATTGATACCCAGACTACGTAGTTTGTACAGTTAGAAATCAATTGATACACTAATTACTTAGtcttatatatttcaattatgatgatattatattaCCCTAGTTATGCATGTGGTTACAGCATGGATAATAATAACAGATCAATACACCCGCCGATCTGAATATTTCAAGGTACAATTCAAAGGGGTACTTGGTTTGAACACAATAGAGTATGATATTATCGTTGGAACTGTGGGAGAATTTAAACTGACCATAAATGGTTGAGAAAAAAATCCTGTCTTTAATCATGGGATGTCTCAGAAGACTTCAGCAACATCAACATCTCTGTAGCGGTTTTTTTTAGCATGACAATATTAAGTATGACATTACCTTTGTTTGAGTTAAGGCTTGGATGAGGGAATTCGTGTCCATGTCGCATTCCACCATCGCAAGCAGAACTGTGTTTAGAGCTGGACGTCGACTGTGGTTTTCAATGAACTCCTCAACCATTGCACTGATCCTTTTGGGACTTGTATCGTTTCTGAAGTCTACGTCAAACTCGTCAACTCTTTTTGGCGTGAAGCCGAGCTCAAGGAACAGGTTGAAGTAGTCTTTGGGGTTCACGTGTTCGGCTATGACCGGAACGTCATATACAGTTAGGCATTTCTGTAACAATCCCTCTGACAAAGTGTCGTCTGAAAATAGCAGAGGTCTCACAAATCATATTTGACAGAATTATGTTCTTATGagaaacaaacaaatgtaaacTGTATTAAgataaaaccaaaaaacaaattCAAGACGTATACCGTACCATTAAACAACGTATCCCTGTTGTCGTCAAGGATGTTATACAGTGTTTCTTGATTTAAGCCATGTTCTGACATCGCATTTGCGATTCTTGTGAATGTAACATCCGCGTCCGTTTGAAGGAGGTAAATAAAGATCTTCGTTATGAGAGATCTAAAGGAGAATACACGGTTTTCTGCCATCTTCTGTTCCAGTACTACAACAGGGCAGCCCAGCTCGACAAAGAAAGTCTGATATGAAATACCGATGTGCCTGGACAGTCGACCCATCTCTTTGACTGACAAATTTCTATCCGGTAGATCCTTCATCGAGTCTACAAAAATGTTTTCCATCAACATTTAGTGTGTGTTTGTATAAAAAAAGTGCATCATAATGCGTACAAGTAGAATGCAGTACTATTCGAGATTTATTGTAGCTAATCGATGAAGACGAGAACAACTAATTCTTAATCCATTCCTAATCTTCATTGTGCGTTATTAGATGTTTCATCGGGTCTgcaaatatgtatttttattaaCAAACGGTTGTATAAAACATAACCCATCATGACGCAGACAAGTAAAATATAGCACTATACGAGATTTATTCTAACTaattgttaataggacgttaaacaaaaacaaaccaaatctaacTAATTGTTGTAAACACGATCAATCAATTATACATCTATTCCAATTTTCTATCTTCACTGTTATGTCCTTTTCATATTGTGATGTTTGAGGATGATACCTGGATCCTTCTTCAGAAAACATTTTATGTTGACAAACAGCATTTAAAGTCAGCAGCATGGACTTACCAACATGACTTCTTTGGGTCCGCGTACTCTGAAACACAACAAATCAATTATATAATCATcactatcaaatatatattcacaGTTTTTACTTCAATTCACTGACAATAACAATGCTTTTGGTATTTATATAGTTCCTTATCCCCTTACAATATCTATGCCATATTTGCGATGAACTgtgaatttagaaaaaaaaataataataataaactataATATACCTTCTGGTCTGGGTGTTTGAACCAGATGTGTATGTCCTCTATTTCTAGCCATCGGCTGTTATCAGAACTGTGGCATTGTAGGCGTGATGTCTGTCGGAGATCGTCTACCTTCACCATCTTGTCATCGGCCGAGAAACGGTAGTCGTTGTGGAGGTAGAATTGGTACTTGAGATGACTCTGGTGATTCAATTCTAGAATCCTGTTAAGATGAAATTCTAGAATGCTGCGTAGGTTAACTCCGGCTCCTGTTGGAACTGATTGATCCGTATCCTTCTTGAACATGGTAATTTTCATGACATTTTCCTGGCAGTTGACAATCACGTTCCACAGAAAGTCTACAGCCAGACAGACAAATCCTCGTTGGATAAACTTTGAACCGTCATGGCCGCGCTCATTAAGTCGCTGGAACCTGTGGAGGCAGGCAGCAATCATCTTGTCCCATACGGCTAGCGGAATGAATGGGTTGTCGAACTTGAGAcaaagtgtgacagtgacaatggTTTCAGGGTCATCAAGTACTGGTCGAATAATTTCTTGATCCGCCGGCCGGAGCATACTTGGCACTATGAAGTAATCAACCACTTCATTTGAAATATCTAGCAATGGATTTGCTAGCAAGCCAAGTGTTTCCATGATGTTGTAGAGCGTTTTCTTGTTTGCAAGAAAGCTTTTGTCGTCGTTTAGTTCCCAAATTTGCTGGATCAAGTCGAGTGTAAGGACACCAGTTCTCTCATATTTTGTCCACTGAAGTTTTATCTTCGTCGATAGGCCTGTCATGAAGCTTGGATCTGTGATAATGCTTTTGAAGCCGTTTATTATCCACTGAGGTCTTAAAACGACAAAAGGTCTTAGACTGTCGAAGTCAAAGCAGAGGAATCCAGCAAATATCAAATTCCTGAGAATGTAAGAAAAATGACACAATACTAATATCATGTCTGCTATTGATTTCAGTCTATCCAGTGTaagtcagtaatatatatatgtatatgtatatatctttatatgactttgtaacacaaatgacgaagaaaaacaactttatgactcctgccatgaccgggcctcgaactcacgatctacggcactaAATAGCCTAGCTAAACATATCCAAACCTTATACCGCTGCGCTGCATCCACATTCttaaaaaaagaacgtttcaatgacGTAGCGATAGTCCACCCTGACATGTTCATTTATCGTTTATTAAATAACACGAATGTCTGGATTGCAATGTTTATGCATACATGAATGCGAATCATTCATAACAGttcaactacgacaggaaaatCAATGTATTTGATCAACAACACCTTGTGCATATGCACATTTTGCTAATGAgcagatatatatcatagtaacacaaattgcgaatatatttatatataactatgcatgtatatatgtataagacAAATTACACATAATAAAGATATCCAGCACAGTGCATCCAAATCCTTACCTTCTGATCGACAGCACATAGTGCATACGATACATTGTTCTAATCATTAGCTATTTAACATGGCAACGCAATTGAcaattatatttatctatatatgtatatgtattaaacaAATCCCTGTACTTACCTAAGAAAGTCTGTGACTTCGTGTTCGACCAACGGGATTGCTGACTTGTTGTTGATTTCCAACAATTCTTCATACGTTAGAATCACAGTCCCTGCATTTTTCCGTTTAATCAGCTGGTGTTGTAGAGCCAGCCACCTTGCAGGTATAGGTTTCTTCCACTGCGATTGAAGCGGAGCAATCTCTATAACTTTGTTCCACACCACCTCGTATAGGTCTTGATTCTTTTTAGAATCGTTCAGGTGGGCGATTGGATACATTTCCTGTACGTGATTTTCCATAATTGAACTTAGTTGAGGGTTCTCGTACAATTTTTTCAGCACTTTGCCGAATGCTTCTTCCTGTTTTTTTCTCTGATCAAAAAGAAAATACCTTTGCAACAGTAACAAAAAAGTATAACTCaatcatttcaaaaatatcacagatatacaatatatatgattgACTCCTAGTCGGTAATATgctgctgtttttttttttctggttttttaaagaatgtatttttgtttacctaaatatttttttctagtCATACTATCgttacattgtaaacaaatgACGTCCAAAATTGCTATTTTGAATATCGAAATATTAACAGATATATCGGGTCTATTTGTTCTAAGTTGATGgtataaaattgatcagaagTGCAGAATCATCAAATTGTCGAAGTGTCATACATTTAGATGAGAGACCGACAAGGGATAACATAGAAGGAGCATTTAAAATAAACAGTGTACAATTGCCTGAACTATTCATCAGGGTATCATACAAATAACTTGGgcaataataaatattattccGGACGTATAGACAGGTGACTGTTCCCCTCCCCCTCAGTTAACAATGGAGCACTACATCAGCTGATGctcaaaacataacaaatgACACAAACAAAGGGACAGACTCAAGTATTCCATTACATTCTCGTAATTCCTTGCTGAAAACTTAAATACATTAACGCGAACTGTTTTGTCTTACATCAGTTAAGATGCCCCTTAAACATCggtactagtggggtgacacctaaaggtATGAAGTGTAGTTAGGGACGATAACTCGGGTTGAGCacgaaagacagaaaaaaataaatgatgagggtgatacagaaatgttcgtcttgagttcagaggttccatgcaTGAGTACTAgtttacatcaaaatcgttcaatgtcaatatttcgaccaataagaagcatCAGCGTGGTTATATGGCAAGAAAATCCGTGAGGTTGGATTTGCATCTAAAATTTGACCAATTGAATTCTTCCATGTGGCTGCTAAGGCAATGaatcccatgtggttgaattcgaattcccctatttacaaaaatgtaccattttgcatccaaatccaATGTCTAAacttcaaccaatcagaaaccttgATATGGCAATGATATCCATGTAATGGAATGTGCAGTCCCCTAATgccaatatataccatataccaatggtaatctaaatcaaacaatatctaaattttcacaGTTTTTCAGAGGCAAATAagtctgtggcggccatcttggctgaccgatcggaaaataaaagaTTATATAAAACACTGGTAACCCCCAAAACGTatatttcctttcctttagcATAAATATCTTCACTTgctcttaatttcctcactttcacttaattttctcacttgcacttaatttattcgcgcgacatttaaaattctcaaatacgtttaaatattaatactggcgcgaggaaattgaaggtttgggggttaccactgtaataattttcataattcttcagttttctggaatatgacacattaattgattatgagacatcaactggcatctatgcaagcatacgttagggtctctc
The sequence above is drawn from the Pecten maximus chromosome 9, xPecMax1.1, whole genome shotgun sequence genome and encodes:
- the LOC117334247 gene encoding uncharacterized protein LOC117334247, coding for MELSFEQQNVIEEIMQTETVEKDKQTEGFITIYDFGGEKVFYNTHHCFMSSNMVFVLVFDVAMCLDPTRAKDGYERIETWLRSIATYAIDQAADGKGTPPVILIGSHLDTISQDRKKQEEAFGKVLKKLYENPQLSSIMENHVQEMYPIAHLNDSKKNQDLYEVVWNKVIEIAPLQSQWKKPIPARWLALQHQLIKRKNAGTVILTYEELLEINNKSAIPLVEHEVTDFLRNLIFAGFLCFDFDSLRPFVVLRPQWIINGFKSIITDPSFMTGLSTKIKLQWTKYERTGVLTLDLIQQIWELNDDKSFLANKKTLYNIMETLGLLANPLLDISNEVVDYFIVPSMLRPADQEIIRPVLDDPETIVTVTLCLKFDNPFIPLAVWDKMIAACLHRFQRLNERGHDGSKFIQRGFVCLAVDFLWNVIVNCQENVMKITMFKKDTDQSVPTGAGVNLRSILEFHLNRILELNHQSHLKYQFYLHNDYRFSADDKMVKVDDLRQTSRLQCHSSDNSRWLEIEDIHIWFKHPDQKSTRTQRSHVDSMKDLPDRNLSVKEMGRLSRHIGISYQTFFVELGCPVVVLEQKMAENRVFSFRSLITKIFIYLLQTDADVTFTRIANAMSEHGLNQETLYNILDDNRDTLFNDDTLSEGLLQKCLTVYDVPVIAEHVNPKDYFNLFLELGFTPKRVDEFDVDFRNDTSPKRISAMVEEFIENHSRRPALNTVLLAMVECDMDTNSLIQALTQTK